TATCTCATGACCTAGTTGCTTTTCTACTATCGTCGCTAATCCCACCCTCGAAGCTAATGGTGTACTCATCTTATCGTCCTTGACATTATAACACGGGCCTGCATATAGTCAACAAATTAGCAAAGATTATTATATTGCACTATGAGTTTATTTTCACTGTAATGGTCAGTGGTGCAGACATCCCATTAAGAAGCACAACATACTTGTAAGTTTGTACAATCAACTTTTAAGTTTATCTTCATAATCCGCAGCACATACCCTAGGTCTATCTACTTGGATTTATAAGGTGGTTCTTTAGTAGATCTTCTAGTGCAGAAAACAAGTGAGCAAGTTATTGTTTAGCATGGATAATCTTCTTAGTAAAAACTCCTAAGAGGTATTTATACACCCATAATGAAAAGTACTAAACCTTTGAACGAATGATGCATTACAAATTTACAACTAAGACTTATACCTTTTTATCAAAGAGAATTTTAATGCTAAAAATGATTGCGCGAATTCATCCTTAGGAGAAGATAACGGTTTCAAGATAAAGGTGAGAATTCGATTCACAAAGAAAGAGGCATTGGAGAAAGGCATAACAGCCTTCACAGGGTTTGTTGTTTTGCTAAAAATCAGAATCATATTGAAAGAGAAGCATTTATACATACActcatataaaaaataaaataacaaaaacacAGATCCTAAGACGAGGAGAAACTTGAGGTTCTTAATGTCTTGTAATCATTTGAAAAGGATTCCTGCACACCAatgcataaaataaaaatttggccAGTAGGTTGATACAATGAACGCTCAAAGAAGTGGATAATATCAGGTGGCAACGCACTAAGTTCCTGGCAGTGGATTTAGTGTTCCTTGCAAACAGTACATCCAATGCACTTTAACCACAGATTTCAACTCAAGTAAGGTCTAATATCATGGAACAGAACTCCATATTGTAAAAGAAACTCAGCAACCAAATTATAAGAAAATTCAAGTACTTGCTACATCCCCACTAGGAATGCCAAATTGTCAATGGAATATTAGAAATTCACCCAGCAGGGGTGACGTATGAAAAGTGCAGATCAATAGAATACATACACCGTCCTATCAGGGAAATCAGTTTGAGATGGTTATTTTAGCGAGTTGTTTGCCTTTTGTTTAAAAACCTTAATTGCAAAGGGAAATTTAAATAGCACTTAAGAGgataaaaataaaagatgatCAAGTCTTTGCAGCCATTCCAATTTTCTACTCAGCTTTTATAATAGGTACCCTTCTTTCTACTGTGATACTCCAACTGGGTTGTTCCCTGtatgtttactagttaaagagaGACCATGAAATGGTCTACTTGAATGCAGTAGATGAAGGAGTTAATATCCACCTATGGTATATACAGACACAAAAAAATACAAGGGGAAAATGTAAAACAATTATACTAAGTAATACCAATTAGACATATCCAAGAAGAGGTATATCATTGTTACCTGAGCCATGTTCATTTATGCTCCCCTGAAGTGAGGCAGGGTTGCAACTGGGTAGAAAGGCGGATGTAAGAATCTTTTCAGTGTTACTAAACATCTTCTCTTTGATGGTGGACGGAAGCACATGAGCATCATCGGCTGCGCTGTCCATTTCACTGCAAAGTATTTCGTTTATATCGTTCTTTCCTTTATTCAGCGAACCTTTTGGTTCAGATTCTCTTTCTTTATTACCATGAGAATGTGATATTCTCAAAGCTGAATTACCGTCGTCCAGCCTCAAGACCTGCGCCTCCGACTCCCTtccatttccaatctttttgaCTACCTCTTCCAGGTAAGTAATTCTTTCCTgtgacttcttctctctttcgcAACTAACATTAAGTTCTTTACATAGACACATAATATGCTCTTCCAGTCCACTGAATCCCGTCTTATAACcttcaatttcattttcaaaaGCGACTTTTATTGACATTAGATTCCTCAATTTATCTTCAAACTCAACACACTTCATTTCTTTATCCTTAAGCTCCAAAGACAAATTGTTACACTTAGTTCGATAAACTTCCAATTCTTTCCCCAATTCAATTCCATTGTTCTTCCAAAAGTCTGCTTGAGTCTCCAATTGCCTAAACTTAGACTTAAAGAGTTCAATCTCATCCTCAGCTCTTCTTTTCTCCTCATTGAGCTGGATAATTTTTTCTCCCTCAtcacatttcatcatcatcttcttattttcctcCTCCAAGAAATTGATTCTTTCTTGTACCTTTTTCTCTCTTTCAATTAAAacatttttatcttcttcaagACTCTGAATTTGCTCTTTCAGCTGAACACACATTTGCTTGTACTCTTTCAGTTCACTTTCAAGAGAAATCCCTCTTGTTTTCTTCTCCCTAAACCTCATACGCAACTCATCACACTTAGTTTGCGAAACTTCCAATTTTTTCTCCAAATCAAGTTCATATTTGAACCTCAAATTTGCTTGAACCTCCAAATCCTTAAACCTTCTCATGAATTCCTCAATCTTCTGATTCATTTTATGAcacaaattcttcttctttttgagttCGTTCTCAGTAGAAACCCTTGCCTCAGTCGATTCCTTCAATTTAccctcaacaacaacaaaatctgcATTCTTCTCCTGAAGTTCCACATATAATGCATCATACTTAACTCTATAGTCTTCCAATTTTTCTTCCAAGTCAGTGATTTTAgattcattttttttctcattcacAAATCGATTCTGTAAATCTAAGAATTTCCTCTTCCAGaaatcaacttcttcatcttttcttcttctctcacaCTCCAAATCCTCAGAAACATCCATTCGATTTACTAATTGGTAAAATCTTTCCCAGAAGCTAAAGAACTAGGGTTTAAAAGGAAGCAAGATTGAGAGAAAGAAAACCAAGAAGATCATTTCTGCAAAATtaactgaaaagaaaaagaattgtaAAAGAAGCGAACCTAGAGATGATGAATAACTTTCAACATTGCTGAGCTATCTAGAATTTCAACGATGGCCTGTAAAATTCCCTGTTAGAAATTTCTTTAGAGTGAGTGAGCAGAAAATGAATGAAGGGAGAACGAAACGACAAAAATTGTACTCCGTACCCCCCGAAAAAGCGAACGAAGAATATAGTTTTCCTCTCTTATCCTTAGTTTGATACGGATTTCAGGCGCTTATTTGGGGGATTAAAATGTCTTTGCAGGCAGCTGGACAGTTGGTATGATCGCTTATGTGTTTCCTTCAGTCAAAGTGAAACTGAAAGTGAATAGTAATCAATAATGGGACGAAGCTCAATTTCGTCAGAATTTTGAACTTTGCCAATTCGCATCTAGCGAACATGTAACAGGAGATTGGTCCTCTCGTGACCCTCCTTC
This DNA window, taken from Papaver somniferum cultivar HN1 chromosome 3, ASM357369v1, whole genome shotgun sequence, encodes the following:
- the LOC113356748 gene encoding uncharacterized protein LOC113356748, translated to MDVSEDLECERRRKDEEVDFWKRKFLDLQNRFVNEKKNESKITDLEEKLEDYRVKYDALYVELQEKNADFVVVEGKLKESTEARVSTENELKKKKNLCHKMNQKIEEFMRRFKDLEVQANLRFKYELDLEKKLEVSQTKCDELRMRFREKKTRGISLESELKEYKQMCVQLKEQIQSLEEDKNVLIEREKKVQERINFLEEENKKMMMKCDEGEKIIQLNEEKRRAEDEIELFKSKFRQLETQADFWKNNGIELGKELEVYRTKCNNLSLELKDKEMKCVEFEDKLRNLMSIKVAFENEIEGYKTGFSGLEEHIMCLCKELNVSCEREKKSQERITYLEEVVKKIGNGRESEAQVLRLDDGNSALRISHSHGNKERESEPKGSLNKGKNDINEILCSEMDSAADDAHVLPSTIKEKMFSNTEKILTSAFLPSCNPASLQGSINEHGSGPCYNVKDDKMSTPLASRVGLATIVEKQLGHEIKGISSEKLLIPEQGSVRTLSRGLIEIDDSDHGKEISPNHTYNITNKEMDQFSTDVTSQKNLLTPNKCLKRPLPDQRCEEYESIFGEDEALIPLPETAKKCRITEALISRTKSKDDVTIPVSSTMNLCARGQQMEISVSSSRRRSVSPRQCLGKSYCAESTIKHLYKENVVDKVGSDDSEGKNLGGLCVKSSDSSGSGDSSSDSEDSKCIDLSYKQVLEKLKRSRLRESKWQFEADMLSSFEEDPELCMKAVCTLYRQQMSFKNSETRSSCSTNRGFNKYDVLRGAALAEFLMDGGQEGDLNKSVKDLEMFDRKAVGDCRRLAANYSKQLFSIYQKKEDPFFRPT